The nucleotide sequence ATTAATTTAAAATAAAAATTTGTCAACTTTTTAAATGTGTGATATTATATATTAGATTTTCTTTAAAAGAAGTCTTTTACTACTCAAGGAGGAATAAGATGAGAGAGATTAAACTTGTTGAAAACAGTTTTTTAAGGAATGATTTACCTCAATTTAAACCAGGAGATACATTAAGGGTATATATAAAAATAAAAGAAGGCGGAAAAGAAAGAATACAAATTTTTGAAGGAATATGTATTGCAAGAACTGGTGGAGGAATAAGAGAAACATTCACAGTAAGAAAAGTTTCATTTGGTGTTGGTGTTGAAAAGATATTCCCACTTCACTCCCCATCAATTGATAAAATTGAAGTTGTAAGATTTGGTGATGTTAGAAGAGCAAAACTCTATTATCTAAGAGAACTAAAAGGTAAAAAAGCAAGAGTTAAAGAAAAGATAAAAACAAAGAAAATTTTTGAAGAGATATTAACTGAAGAAAATCAGGAAGAAACAACTAATAATGAAGAAAATTTAAATTAATTTATGAATAAAGTTGTAAGAGAAATTATTAGTTGGATTCTTACTTTTGTTATTGCTTTTGTCTTAGCATTTGGAATAAGAACATTTATATTTGAACCATATAGAGTGCAAATGTCTTCAATGAACCCAACTTTGTATGAAAATGATCTTATAATGGTTAATAAACTCATCTATAGATTTAGAGATCCTAAAAGAGGAGAAGTTGTTATTTTTAAACCACCTTATGGAGATAAAGATTATGTAAAAAGAGTTATAGGTCTTCCAGGCGAAACAATAGAAATTAGGGATGGTTTTGTTTATATAAATGGAAATAAATTAAATGAAAGTTATATAAAAAATTCTACCCCTGGGATTTATGGACCACTTGAAATTCCAGAAGGAACTGTTTTTGTTATGGGAGATAATCGAGGGAATTCCCTTGATTCAAGAGAATTTGGACCAATTGATATAAAAACAATAGATGGTAGAGCGGATTTTGTATTTTGGCCTTTAAATCATATAAAAAATTTAAACAATGTTAAATGGTGATAAATTATATATTGGAATTGATGAAGCTGGAAGGGGCGCTATTGCTGGGCCACTTGTTGTTGCATCATTTTTATACAATAAAGAAATACCTTTATTTGTAAAAGATTCTAAAAAATTATGTGAAGAAAAAAGAGAAGAGATTTTTAACTATTTTTTAAATGAAAAATTTTCTTTTGGAGTTGGTATAGTTAATCCTTCTTATATTGATAAAGAAGGAATAATTGAAGCCTTAAGATTAGGCATTGAACTATCTATAAATTTTGTATTAGGTAAAGAATCTACAGTTTATTGCGATAAATTTTTTGTTAATTACAAAATTTTTGAAAATTATTCTCTTTATTATGGTGAAAAAAAGAAAGATTTCGAAATTATAATTTTTATAGATGGAAATACACCTTTTTTAAATAGATATAAAATCATTTCAATTATTGATGGAGATAATAAAATTCCTTTAATTAGCGCTGCATCAATTGTAGCCAAAGTAATAAGAGATAAAATAATGATGAAAATAAGTAATATTTATAAAGATTATGAATTTGAAATAAACAAGGGATACGGAACAAAATCACATTTTGATAAATTGAAATCTCTTGGTTTTACAAATTGTCATAGAAAAACTTTTTTAAAGAATTTTATAGGAGGTAATTTATGAAAATTGGCCTTATTCCAATAAGTTCAGATGAATCTAAAAGAGCTCTTGAATTAAATTTTTTAAATGAAGTTAAATCTTATTTAGAGAAAAAAGGATTTCATTCTGAAGAGGTGAAAGAAAGCGAAAAATATGATTTTAATATATTTATAGTTGTTACAGGTGGAAGTGAAAAGAAGTTTTTAGATTTACACAAAAAATTAAGACCACCATATTTTTTTATTGCAAATAAATACAACAACTCTCTTCCTGCAACTATGGAAATAATAGCTTATCTTAAAGGAGAAGGTAAAGTTTTTTTATGGGATAAAAAAAGTGAAAAAAAAGATTTATTAAGAGCACTTAATGTACTTTCAATTAAA is from Caldisericia bacterium and encodes:
- the rplS gene encoding 50S ribosomal protein L19, which encodes MREIKLVENSFLRNDLPQFKPGDTLRVYIKIKEGGKERIQIFEGICIARTGGGIRETFTVRKVSFGVGVEKIFPLHSPSIDKIEVVRFGDVRRAKLYYLRELKGKKARVKEKIKTKKIFEEILTEENQEETTNNEENLN
- the lepB gene encoding signal peptidase I, with translation MNKVVREIISWILTFVIAFVLAFGIRTFIFEPYRVQMSSMNPTLYENDLIMVNKLIYRFRDPKRGEVVIFKPPYGDKDYVKRVIGLPGETIEIRDGFVYINGNKLNESYIKNSTPGIYGPLEIPEGTVFVMGDNRGNSLDSREFGPIDIKTIDGRADFVFWPLNHIKNLNNVKW
- a CDS encoding ribonuclease HII; translation: MLNGDKLYIGIDEAGRGAIAGPLVVASFLYNKEIPLFVKDSKKLCEEKREEIFNYFLNEKFSFGVGIVNPSYIDKEGIIEALRLGIELSINFVLGKESTVYCDKFFVNYKIFENYSLYYGEKKKDFEIIIFIDGNTPFLNRYKIISIIDGDNKIPLISAASIVAKVIRDKIMMKISNIYKDYEFEINKGYGTKSHFDKLKSLGFTNCHRKTFLKNFIGGNL